From the genome of Sulfurovum sp. NBC37-1, one region includes:
- the mobA gene encoding molybdenum cofactor guanylyltransferase MobA — protein MKYKIPAVIFAGGKSSRMGRDKALLPFADYNSLAQYQYERLQGLFGKVYISAKKDKFDFRTELIYDRYDVSSPLAGILSIFETLDADEIFILSVDAPFVDENVIEKLLKENKEGIDTVIAQSPDGLQPLCGIYKRSLLPLAKKHLQENRHRLTQLLKEAKSKFVAFEDDDPFTNLNHPHEYEKALKQL, from the coding sequence ATGAAATACAAAATCCCCGCCGTAATCTTTGCCGGAGGTAAAAGTTCACGTATGGGTCGGGACAAAGCCCTGCTTCCCTTTGCCGATTACAATTCGCTGGCACAATACCAGTACGAACGCCTGCAAGGTCTCTTTGGAAAAGTCTATATTTCTGCTAAAAAGGACAAATTCGACTTCAGGACGGAACTGATCTATGACAGATATGACGTAAGTTCTCCTCTTGCCGGTATCCTTTCTATTTTCGAGACACTTGATGCAGATGAGATATTTATATTGAGTGTCGATGCACCTTTTGTAGACGAAAATGTGATCGAAAAATTATTGAAAGAAAATAAAGAAGGTATAGATACTGTGATCGCTCAGAGTCCTGACGGCCTACAGCCTCTCTGCGGTATTTATAAACGTTCCCTGCTTCCTTTGGCCAAGAAGCATCTTCAAGAGAATAGGCACCGGCTTACGCAGTTACTGAAAGAAGCAAAGAGTAAATTCGTAGCATTTGAAGATGATGATCCATTTACCAACCTGAACCATCCCCATGAATATGAAAAGGCGCTCAAACAGCTTTGA
- a CDS encoding MFS transporter yields the protein MTQIKRFGMLPPFLGAYYFFYFALVGVYVIFMPKVLIDLGYSTMEVGIIYSAAPFMRFLLPFIFKHYLQLTPKVYLFSLILSFAATLIFLGTVRSFELYLIANLLFGAAMGVSLPYVETIALASLAKTSYGKVRLWGSIGFMAIALWLGKVLEAPFEALYYLSVMTFLTLVFGLILVKYDTTSHDQAHDDASFSLSRYWAFWVSVFLMQVGFGGFYNFFTIYETAHGISLEMTSWMWSFGVICEIFMLYFQGPLLQRNLLNILQFAILVTSLRWLILYLFPESVVWTFASQSLHAISFALYHTAAITYVFSLYTQKKLAQQFFLGIAFGLGGSVGAVLSGQIYGENMFLIEALITFMAFIVLWIHQKRKESIV from the coding sequence ATGACCCAGATCAAACGCTTCGGCATGCTCCCCCCTTTTCTTGGCGCCTACTACTTTTTCTATTTTGCGCTGGTCGGTGTCTATGTGATCTTTATGCCCAAAGTACTTATTGATCTTGGGTACTCCACTATGGAAGTCGGCATCATTTACTCCGCTGCACCTTTCATGCGATTTCTGCTTCCTTTCATTTTCAAACATTATCTGCAGTTAACACCGAAGGTCTACCTCTTTTCCCTCATCCTCTCCTTTGCCGCCACGCTGATCTTTTTGGGGACGGTCAGAAGCTTTGAACTCTATCTGATCGCCAACCTGCTTTTCGGTGCCGCCATGGGGGTCTCCCTTCCTTATGTAGAGACCATTGCCCTTGCCTCACTGGCAAAGACTTCCTACGGGAAGGTCCGTCTCTGGGGCTCCATCGGTTTCATGGCCATCGCACTCTGGTTGGGAAAAGTACTGGAAGCACCATTCGAAGCACTCTATTACCTCTCTGTCATGACTTTTTTAACGCTTGTTTTCGGACTGATCCTGGTCAAATACGATACAACTTCCCATGATCAGGCACATGATGACGCCTCTTTTTCTCTCTCCAGGTACTGGGCATTCTGGGTTTCGGTCTTTTTGATGCAAGTTGGCTTTGGCGGTTTTTACAACTTCTTCACCATTTATGAGACCGCCCACGGTATCTCTCTGGAAATGACCAGCTGGATGTGGAGTTTCGGAGTGATCTGCGAGATATTCATGCTCTATTTTCAGGGACCATTGCTGCAGAGGAACCTGCTCAATATTCTGCAGTTCGCCATCCTTGTCACTTCCCTACGCTGGCTGATCCTTTACCTCTTCCCCGAATCCGTTGTATGGACATTCGCCTCACAGTCCCTTCATGCCATCTCATTTGCACTCTACCACACTGCTGCGATCACCTATGTCTTTTCACTTTATACACAGAAAAAACTGGCACAGCAATTCTTCCTTGGTATCGCCTTCGGCCTTGGTGGCTCGGTAGGGGCAGTTCTCTCCGGGCAGATCTACGGAGAAAATATGTTCCTCATCGAAGCACTGATCACTTTTATGGCATTTATTGTATTATGGATCCACCAAAAACGAAAAGAGTCGATCGTATGA
- a CDS encoding RDD family protein, giving the protein MAKKRFRDVKQGKVAQENDHRKSSQKLKRDYASKGSKLKAFLTDAFMLVMPLMYIVFYLVMGGREGFAEHKALGWLYILVPLVIVQTAFMYKTGQTPGYRAYDLTLIDESTGEKPSLFIIFFRNAAAILSFFTIFGWVMMFFRKDSKTLHDLLSNTAVINKPADK; this is encoded by the coding sequence ATGGCAAAAAAACGCTTTCGTGACGTCAAACAGGGTAAAGTAGCCCAAGAGAATGATCACAGGAAATCTTCTCAAAAGCTCAAAAGGGATTATGCTTCCAAAGGCAGTAAACTCAAAGCTTTTTTGACGGACGCTTTCATGCTGGTCATGCCTCTCATGTATATTGTATTCTACCTTGTTATGGGTGGTCGTGAAGGATTTGCAGAGCACAAAGCTCTGGGCTGGCTCTATATTCTGGTGCCGTTGGTCATCGTACAGACCGCTTTCATGTACAAGACAGGGCAGACTCCCGGCTACCGGGCTTACGACCTGACGCTCATCGATGAGAGTACGGGAGAGAAACCCTCTCTCTTCATCATATTCTTCAGGAACGCTGCAGCGATACTTTCATTCTTCACTATCTTTGGCTGGGTCATGATGTTCTTTAGAAAAGACAGCAAGACTCTGCATGACCTTCTGAGCAACACGGCGGTGATCAACAAACCTGCAGACAAATGA
- a CDS encoding TIGR04219 family outer membrane beta-barrel protein, whose product MIKKLALASLLTSAILHADIAGGEISVGMYSHSPSGCASYTEPYTGLGLGTSADVEDTLHWDSNENVFLKAYIEHPAPMLPNIKLAYTQLSQEGKGEVGDFTWGGIHIPEFGSIENNLDISKYDLTLYYELLDNWVEADVGVTLGYIDGNIAVTTLTGIGPMSISATEDTDFSLFIPTLYGKARFNVPNTDLSLQFEGDVFSYDDTTYYNYELSARYTFSMGLGIEAGYKAQHLDSSNLADGLVVDIDFDGPYAAVVWDF is encoded by the coding sequence ATGATAAAAAAACTTGCACTTGCCTCTTTGTTAACTTCAGCTATACTCCATGCCGATATAGCCGGAGGAGAGATATCTGTCGGTATGTACAGCCACTCTCCAAGCGGATGCGCCTCCTATACTGAGCCCTATACAGGTTTGGGACTGGGCACATCTGCTGACGTGGAAGATACTTTGCACTGGGACAGCAATGAGAATGTTTTTCTCAAAGCCTATATAGAACACCCTGCACCGATGCTCCCCAATATCAAACTTGCCTATACGCAACTCTCCCAGGAGGGGAAAGGTGAGGTCGGCGATTTCACCTGGGGTGGCATCCATATTCCCGAGTTCGGAAGTATCGAAAATAACCTCGATATCAGCAAATACGATCTTACACTCTATTATGAGCTTCTCGACAATTGGGTGGAGGCCGACGTAGGTGTCACTCTGGGATACATTGACGGGAATATAGCTGTAACCACTCTGACAGGAATCGGGCCTATGTCTATTTCTGCTACTGAAGATACGGACTTTTCACTCTTTATACCTACACTCTACGGCAAAGCCAGATTCAATGTTCCCAATACCGATCTTAGCCTACAGTTCGAGGGCGATGTTTTCAGCTATGACGATACGACCTACTATAACTATGAACTCAGCGCCCGATACACATTCAGCATGGGACTGGGTATCGAAGCGGGGTATAAAGCCCAGCATCTTGACAGTAGTAACCTGGCGGACGGCCTTGTCGTCGATATAGACTTTGACGGCCCCTATGCCGCTGTCGTGTGGGACTTTTAA